The proteins below are encoded in one region of Phaseolus vulgaris cultivar G19833 chromosome 1, P. vulgaris v2.0, whole genome shotgun sequence:
- the LOC137815891 gene encoding uncharacterized protein, producing the protein MEDPEAHLTAFHSHMMLVGGFDAVRCKLFMSTLTGMAMDWFIILPEGHITSFAQLSRLFREQYLANRAPTPISYDLFVVKQYQGETLKEYISRFGAQVVKVGTTDEPMIVYAFRKGVCPGSFSKSLNRSRPKTFAEVRRRAVEHIASEGEAYEKCTTAAPARPRAQIRTQPARVHEAATERRNPDRKRTYETRRTQPRGRAEGRKEGNRPLRHNFVVELKDLIVVPNIADRLRPPVKSDKILGHHKESWCEFHEAFGHHINNCLALGYQLDELVKNGFLKDYLTGSTVTPDAATPEEGQAHEVPTHGEVHTISGGFSGGGPTASQRKKYVRSINLVAEEFPDDP; encoded by the coding sequence atggaggatcctgaggcgcacctcactgcgttccactcACATATGATGTTGGTTGGCGGTTTTGAtgccgtaaggtgcaagctctttatgagcactttgactgggatggctatggattggttcatcatcctcccagagggtcacatcacgtctttTGCACAGCTCTCACGactattcagagagcagtatttagccaacagggccccaACCCCAATTTCGTACGACCTTTTCGTCgtgaagcaataccaaggggaaaccctgaaagagtacataagtcgctttggggcacaagtggtgaaggtgggtaccacagacgagcccatgatcgtgtacgcatttagAAAGGGGGTGTGCCCTGGATCTTTTAGTAAATCGCTAAACCGCAGCCGCCCCAAGACCTTCGCTGAAGTAAGGCGTCGAGCGGTAGAACACATTGCCTCAGAGGGCGAGGCgtacgagaagtgcacgactGCTGCACCTGCGCGACCAAGGGCGCAGATACGCACACAACCCGCTAGGGTCCACGAAGCTGCCACGGAGAGAAGAAACCCAGACAGGAAGCGCACCTACGAGACAAGAAGGACCCAGCCTAGGGGTCGGGCAGAAGGGAGGAAAGAGGGAAATAGACCACTAAGGCACAACTTTGTAGTGGAActcaaagacctcatcgttgtgcccaatatagctgacaggttgaggccaccagtgAAGTCTGACAAGATACTGGGACATCAcaaggaatcatggtgcgaatttcacgaagcatttgggcaccatattaacaactgcttaGCGCTGGgatatcagttggatgagctcgtgaagaatggtttcttgAAGGATTATCTCACTGGATCCACTGTGACCCCAGACGCGGCAACGCCAGAGGAAGGTCAAGCGCATGAAGTCCCAACTCATGGAGAAGTCCACACCATCTCTGGCGGCTTTTCCGGgggaggacccactgcctctcaacgaAAGAAATACGTAAGGTCAATAAATTTGGTTGCAGAAGAATTTCCGGACGACCCATag